A single genomic interval of Euwallacea similis isolate ESF13 chromosome 2, ESF131.1, whole genome shotgun sequence harbors:
- the LOC136419347 gene encoding uncharacterized protein isoform X1 — protein sequence MNKMDPVVSEFEELMLCGYCRQKFNDSELSPKLLSCKHYFCLQCTRTSLIKGHELYCVYCWKRTELGELGPESLPTYTPVLCLAKNFSQIKLGMKAPDKTTTLTTKVTSENCHTHAMPLVLWCHSCCTSLCRACASTAEHANHKIKSQAEAKEQLVTEMQVDLASMNKVLSEIQRLAMQQREFLLKILEACVTLKTHVEADLTNNASHFEIVSGETRDVLAKLRLNLSMAESLADVHNINANINLEKHRLQMRYHEMYLQCQLDDLVRNSSVIFDFQLLKQALSNINNGEQIFPGNSRHLSSSQQQNPILFLANYCMSQLYSRHILSKQTVNGALEFQNHNQTLNHNQNTVPPINYLAHSHNSQQLIATPKNIYQDNNLMMQPIMASPQIRQPTNVCPLFYFNIEVNGTQLGRIVIEVRADVAPKMAKNFGALATGETGMGYKGCQIFQCWEGESVITGDFELNNGRGGRSIFEEAYFLPDDTKLVASRGTVGMRRTQKRHDNLGMVGSQFRIILQEMRGFTGIFGHVIEGLELIEKISTYGDTAGKPTKNILISKCGKL from the exons aaatggATCCCGTAGTATCAGAATTCGAAGAGCTGATGTTATGTGGTTACTGCAGGCAAAAATTCAACGACTCCGAATTGAGCCCGAAACTGCTCTCCTGCAAACACTACTTCTGCTTGCAGTGCACGCGAACTAGCTTAATCAAGGGCCACGAGCTCTACTGCGTGTACTGCTGGAAGAGGACTGAATTAGGCGAATTAGGACCCGAATCGCTGCCCACGTACACCCCGGTACTATGCTTGGCTAAGAATTTCTCGCAGATAAAACTCGGAATGAAAGCACCCGATAAGACTACTACGTTAACGACTAAA GTGACGTCGGAAAACTGTCACACCCACGCTATGCCTCTAGTCCTATGGTGTCATTCCTGCTGCACGTCTCTCTGCCGAGCATGCGCGTCCACGGCTGAGCATGCAAACCACAAGATCAAGTCTCAAGCCGAAGCTAAAGAGCAATTAGTGACTGAAATGCAAGTCGATCTTGCGTCTATGAATAAG GTCCTTTCTGAGATACAAAGACTGGCAATGCAGCAGCGCGAATTTCTGCTGAAGATTCTCGAAGCGTGCGTAACTCTGAAGACCCACGTCGAAGCCGACCTTACCAATAACGCATCTCACTTCGAAATAG TTTCAGGTGAGACTCGTGACGTGTTAGCCAAACTTCGACTGAACCTCTCTATGGCAGAGTCGCTGGCAGATGTGCACAACATCAACGCCAACATCAACTTGGAAAAGCACCGTCTTCAGATGCGCTACCACGAAATGTACTTGCAGTGTCAACTCGACGACCTCGTCCGCAATTCTTCGGTAATTTTCGATTTCCAACTGTTAAAGCAAGCGCTCAGTAACATTAACAATGGAGAACAAATATTTCCCGGGAACTCCAGGCATTTATCGTCCTCGCAGCAACAGAACCCCATCCTTTTCCTGGCCAACTATTGCATGTCGCAACTATACTCTCGGCATATTCTGTCTAAGCAGACCGTTAACGGGGCACTAGAATTCCAGAATCATAATCAAACGTTGAACCACAACCAAAACACTGTACCTCCTATTAACTACCTCGCGCACTCCCATAATTCTCAACAATTAATAGCTACACctaaaaacatttatcaagACAACAATCTGATGATGCAGCCGATAATGGCTTCTCCTCAGATTCGTCAACCCACGAACGTATGTCCGTTGTTCTATTTCAATATCGAGGTAAACGGGACTCAGCTGGGTCGGATAGTGATCGAAGTAAGGGCGGACGTCGCTCCGAAGATGGCTAAAAATTTCGGGGCACTAGCCACAGGGGAAACAGGGATGGGATATAAGGGTTGTCAAATATTCCAATGTTGGGAAGGGGAGAGCGTCATTACTGGGGACTTTGAGCTGAATAATGGAAGGGGTGGACGGTCGATTTTCGAGGAAGCGTACTTCCTGCCGGACGACACTAAGCTGGTCGCATCCCGGGGGACAGTAGGCATGCGCAGAACCCAGAAGCGTCACGACAACTTGGGAATGGTGGGCTCGCAGTTCAGGATAATACTGCAGGAAATGCGGGGCTTCACGGGGATTTTCGGACACGTAATCGAGGGGTTAGAGTTAATCGAAAAAATTAGTACCTATGGGGATACGGCAGGGaaaccaacaaaaaatatattaatatcgAAATGCGGCAAACTTTAA
- the LOC136419347 gene encoding uncharacterized protein isoform X2 gives MNKMDPVVSEFEELMLCGYCRQKFNDSELSPKLLSCKHYFCLQCTRTSLIKGHELYCVYCWKRTELGELGPESLPTYTPVLCLAKNFSQIKLGMKAPDKTTTLTTKVTSENCHTHAMPLVLWCHSCCTSLCRACASTAEHANHKIKSQAEAKEQLVTEMQVDLASMNKVLSEIQRLAMQQREFLLKILEACVTLKTHVEADLTNNASHFEIGETRDVLAKLRLNLSMAESLADVHNINANINLEKHRLQMRYHEMYLQCQLDDLVRNSSVIFDFQLLKQALSNINNGEQIFPGNSRHLSSSQQQNPILFLANYCMSQLYSRHILSKQTVNGALEFQNHNQTLNHNQNTVPPINYLAHSHNSQQLIATPKNIYQDNNLMMQPIMASPQIRQPTNVCPLFYFNIEVNGTQLGRIVIEVRADVAPKMAKNFGALATGETGMGYKGCQIFQCWEGESVITGDFELNNGRGGRSIFEEAYFLPDDTKLVASRGTVGMRRTQKRHDNLGMVGSQFRIILQEMRGFTGIFGHVIEGLELIEKISTYGDTAGKPTKNILISKCGKL, from the exons aaatggATCCCGTAGTATCAGAATTCGAAGAGCTGATGTTATGTGGTTACTGCAGGCAAAAATTCAACGACTCCGAATTGAGCCCGAAACTGCTCTCCTGCAAACACTACTTCTGCTTGCAGTGCACGCGAACTAGCTTAATCAAGGGCCACGAGCTCTACTGCGTGTACTGCTGGAAGAGGACTGAATTAGGCGAATTAGGACCCGAATCGCTGCCCACGTACACCCCGGTACTATGCTTGGCTAAGAATTTCTCGCAGATAAAACTCGGAATGAAAGCACCCGATAAGACTACTACGTTAACGACTAAA GTGACGTCGGAAAACTGTCACACCCACGCTATGCCTCTAGTCCTATGGTGTCATTCCTGCTGCACGTCTCTCTGCCGAGCATGCGCGTCCACGGCTGAGCATGCAAACCACAAGATCAAGTCTCAAGCCGAAGCTAAAGAGCAATTAGTGACTGAAATGCAAGTCGATCTTGCGTCTATGAATAAG GTCCTTTCTGAGATACAAAGACTGGCAATGCAGCAGCGCGAATTTCTGCTGAAGATTCTCGAAGCGTGCGTAACTCTGAAGACCCACGTCGAAGCCGACCTTACCAATAACGCATCTCACTTCGAAATAG GTGAGACTCGTGACGTGTTAGCCAAACTTCGACTGAACCTCTCTATGGCAGAGTCGCTGGCAGATGTGCACAACATCAACGCCAACATCAACTTGGAAAAGCACCGTCTTCAGATGCGCTACCACGAAATGTACTTGCAGTGTCAACTCGACGACCTCGTCCGCAATTCTTCGGTAATTTTCGATTTCCAACTGTTAAAGCAAGCGCTCAGTAACATTAACAATGGAGAACAAATATTTCCCGGGAACTCCAGGCATTTATCGTCCTCGCAGCAACAGAACCCCATCCTTTTCCTGGCCAACTATTGCATGTCGCAACTATACTCTCGGCATATTCTGTCTAAGCAGACCGTTAACGGGGCACTAGAATTCCAGAATCATAATCAAACGTTGAACCACAACCAAAACACTGTACCTCCTATTAACTACCTCGCGCACTCCCATAATTCTCAACAATTAATAGCTACACctaaaaacatttatcaagACAACAATCTGATGATGCAGCCGATAATGGCTTCTCCTCAGATTCGTCAACCCACGAACGTATGTCCGTTGTTCTATTTCAATATCGAGGTAAACGGGACTCAGCTGGGTCGGATAGTGATCGAAGTAAGGGCGGACGTCGCTCCGAAGATGGCTAAAAATTTCGGGGCACTAGCCACAGGGGAAACAGGGATGGGATATAAGGGTTGTCAAATATTCCAATGTTGGGAAGGGGAGAGCGTCATTACTGGGGACTTTGAGCTGAATAATGGAAGGGGTGGACGGTCGATTTTCGAGGAAGCGTACTTCCTGCCGGACGACACTAAGCTGGTCGCATCCCGGGGGACAGTAGGCATGCGCAGAACCCAGAAGCGTCACGACAACTTGGGAATGGTGGGCTCGCAGTTCAGGATAATACTGCAGGAAATGCGGGGCTTCACGGGGATTTTCGGACACGTAATCGAGGGGTTAGAGTTAATCGAAAAAATTAGTACCTATGGGGATACGGCAGGGaaaccaacaaaaaatatattaatatcgAAATGCGGCAAACTTTAA
- the LOC136419347 gene encoding uncharacterized protein isoform X3 gives MDPVVSEFEELMLCGYCRQKFNDSELSPKLLSCKHYFCLQCTRTSLIKGHELYCVYCWKRTELGELGPESLPTYTPVLCLAKNFSQIKLGMKAPDKTTTLTTKVTSENCHTHAMPLVLWCHSCCTSLCRACASTAEHANHKIKSQAEAKEQLVTEMQVDLASMNKVLSEIQRLAMQQREFLLKILEACVTLKTHVEADLTNNASHFEIVSGETRDVLAKLRLNLSMAESLADVHNINANINLEKHRLQMRYHEMYLQCQLDDLVRNSSVIFDFQLLKQALSNINNGEQIFPGNSRHLSSSQQQNPILFLANYCMSQLYSRHILSKQTVNGALEFQNHNQTLNHNQNTVPPINYLAHSHNSQQLIATPKNIYQDNNLMMQPIMASPQIRQPTNVCPLFYFNIEVNGTQLGRIVIEVRADVAPKMAKNFGALATGETGMGYKGCQIFQCWEGESVITGDFELNNGRGGRSIFEEAYFLPDDTKLVASRGTVGMRRTQKRHDNLGMVGSQFRIILQEMRGFTGIFGHVIEGLELIEKISTYGDTAGKPTKNILISKCGKL, from the exons atggATCCCGTAGTATCAGAATTCGAAGAGCTGATGTTATGTGGTTACTGCAGGCAAAAATTCAACGACTCCGAATTGAGCCCGAAACTGCTCTCCTGCAAACACTACTTCTGCTTGCAGTGCACGCGAACTAGCTTAATCAAGGGCCACGAGCTCTACTGCGTGTACTGCTGGAAGAGGACTGAATTAGGCGAATTAGGACCCGAATCGCTGCCCACGTACACCCCGGTACTATGCTTGGCTAAGAATTTCTCGCAGATAAAACTCGGAATGAAAGCACCCGATAAGACTACTACGTTAACGACTAAA GTGACGTCGGAAAACTGTCACACCCACGCTATGCCTCTAGTCCTATGGTGTCATTCCTGCTGCACGTCTCTCTGCCGAGCATGCGCGTCCACGGCTGAGCATGCAAACCACAAGATCAAGTCTCAAGCCGAAGCTAAAGAGCAATTAGTGACTGAAATGCAAGTCGATCTTGCGTCTATGAATAAG GTCCTTTCTGAGATACAAAGACTGGCAATGCAGCAGCGCGAATTTCTGCTGAAGATTCTCGAAGCGTGCGTAACTCTGAAGACCCACGTCGAAGCCGACCTTACCAATAACGCATCTCACTTCGAAATAG TTTCAGGTGAGACTCGTGACGTGTTAGCCAAACTTCGACTGAACCTCTCTATGGCAGAGTCGCTGGCAGATGTGCACAACATCAACGCCAACATCAACTTGGAAAAGCACCGTCTTCAGATGCGCTACCACGAAATGTACTTGCAGTGTCAACTCGACGACCTCGTCCGCAATTCTTCGGTAATTTTCGATTTCCAACTGTTAAAGCAAGCGCTCAGTAACATTAACAATGGAGAACAAATATTTCCCGGGAACTCCAGGCATTTATCGTCCTCGCAGCAACAGAACCCCATCCTTTTCCTGGCCAACTATTGCATGTCGCAACTATACTCTCGGCATATTCTGTCTAAGCAGACCGTTAACGGGGCACTAGAATTCCAGAATCATAATCAAACGTTGAACCACAACCAAAACACTGTACCTCCTATTAACTACCTCGCGCACTCCCATAATTCTCAACAATTAATAGCTACACctaaaaacatttatcaagACAACAATCTGATGATGCAGCCGATAATGGCTTCTCCTCAGATTCGTCAACCCACGAACGTATGTCCGTTGTTCTATTTCAATATCGAGGTAAACGGGACTCAGCTGGGTCGGATAGTGATCGAAGTAAGGGCGGACGTCGCTCCGAAGATGGCTAAAAATTTCGGGGCACTAGCCACAGGGGAAACAGGGATGGGATATAAGGGTTGTCAAATATTCCAATGTTGGGAAGGGGAGAGCGTCATTACTGGGGACTTTGAGCTGAATAATGGAAGGGGTGGACGGTCGATTTTCGAGGAAGCGTACTTCCTGCCGGACGACACTAAGCTGGTCGCATCCCGGGGGACAGTAGGCATGCGCAGAACCCAGAAGCGTCACGACAACTTGGGAATGGTGGGCTCGCAGTTCAGGATAATACTGCAGGAAATGCGGGGCTTCACGGGGATTTTCGGACACGTAATCGAGGGGTTAGAGTTAATCGAAAAAATTAGTACCTATGGGGATACGGCAGGGaaaccaacaaaaaatatattaatatcgAAATGCGGCAAACTTTAA